Proteins from a single region of Anthonomus grandis grandis chromosome 18, icAntGran1.3, whole genome shotgun sequence:
- the LOC126746705 gene encoding putative nuclease HARBI1, with protein sequence MSFLNFASFICFILFQIIIRMLPIFRDVAYQEEIRRLNQTLRRKRRRIRMELNLEELSETRFKELFRINKALFRFLCEELTPYLRQPKYLSGVTVQQKVLVALRFYATGSYQRSVGGDFNLGVSQTSVHRYVHEVTNAINDNLTARTIKFPTTRREMNIVKENFMQKFQFPGVVGAIDCTQIAILKPNNEEHNYINRKGYHSLNVQLICDSDLKILSINANYPGSTHDSFIWRNSEVKNFLLTQYRQGLRRTWLLGDSGYPLEPVLMTPYQNPLEGSSESHYNQNHIRARNCIERTNGVLKARFRCLLKERVARYAPEFVGKLVNTCCVLHNLCITFGIEHEENDNEEENDILQNIGNQNIMGNLGAREGEAIRRSIVNTYFNI encoded by the exons atgagttttttaaattttgcttcatttatttgctttattctgtttcaaattattattagaatgtTACCAATATTTCGTGATGTTGCTTATCAAGAAGAAATTAGAAGACTCAACCAGACCTTAAGGAGGAAAAGAAGACGAATAAGGATGGAATTGAACCTAGAGGAACTCTCAGAAACCAGATTTAAAGAGCTATTTCGTATAAATAAAGCTCTTTTCAGATTTTTATGTGAAGAGTTAACGCCATACTTAAGGCAACCAAAATACCTTAGTGGAGTTACAGTGCAACAAAAAGTCTTGGTTGCCCTAAGATTTTATGCTACTGGTTCTTATCAACGAAGTGTAGGAGGAGATTTTAATTTAGGAGTTAGTCAAACATCTGTCCATAG ATACGTTCATGAGGTCACCAATGCCATTAATGACAACCTTACAGCTAGGACCATTAAATTTCCTACAACAAGAAGAGAGATGAACATTGTGAAAGagaattttatgcaaaaattccAGTTTCCCGGTGTTGTAGGGGCAATTGATTGCACTCAAATTGCCATTCTAAAACCAAATAATGAGGAACACAATTATATCAATCGCAAAGGTTATCACTCCCTAAATGTGCAACTTATTTGTGATTCAGACTTAAAAATTTTGTCTATAAATGCCAATTACCCAGGATCAACTCATGACTCATTTATTTGGAGAAATTCTGAGgtaaaaaatttccttttgaCACAATATCGTCAGGGTCTGAGAAGAACATGGCTCTTGGGTGACTCAGGCTACCCACTTGAACCAGTATTAATGACCCCATACCAAAACCCTTTAGAAGGCTCTTCAGAATCCCATTACAATCAAAACCATATAAGGGCGAGAAACTGTATTGAAAGAACAAATGGGGTTTTGAAAGCAAGATTCCGATGCTTGTTAAAAGAACGAGTAGCAAGATATGCTCCAGAATTTGTAGGAAAGTTAGTTAACACATGCTGTGTATTACACAACTTGTGTATTACTTTTGGTATTGAACATGAAGAAAATGATAATGAAGAGGAAAATGACATCTTACAAAATATAGGGAATCAAAATATAATGGGTAACTTAGGTGCTCGAGAGGGAGAGGCAATAAGAAGAAGTATTGTTaacacatattttaatatttaa